Proteins from one Mycobacterium sp. HUMS_12744610 genomic window:
- a CDS encoding amidohydrolase family protein, translated as MLIKQATLLDGRIVDVRVNARIEEVAALSDGLQARPGEGVLYANGGTVLPGLHDHHVHVRSAASALDSFVVGPPGVSTEAELTQLLSNATPGPDGWIRAIGYHESVAGDLDRSALDAMVPTIPVRIQHRSGALWILNSEALGRVGLADHPDGRLRSADGGWSDAVLRRESDLAELSRRITAYGVTGVTDATPDLDPAGMASLVEAHRGGEFRPRLRFLSPGKKILQDDRLDLDELTGWIADRHAGGGPVAVHCVTAAQLVVTIAALRAAGSHPRDRIEHAAVVPDDTLADLADLGVTVVTQPNFVAERGDQYLADVPAAEHGQLWRVASLLAAAVPVALATDMPFGHGDPWTAMRAAVYRTTPSGAVLNAGESVSARRALTMFTGQPDRPARSRSVEPGQPGDLCVLSEPPATALAELDAGMVAATVIGGELVYFAM; from the coding sequence ATGCTGATCAAGCAAGCGACGTTGCTCGACGGCCGAATCGTCGACGTCCGGGTCAACGCACGGATCGAGGAGGTGGCCGCGCTCTCTGACGGCCTGCAGGCCAGGCCGGGGGAAGGCGTGCTCTATGCCAACGGCGGCACCGTCCTGCCCGGGCTGCATGACCACCACGTGCACGTGCGCTCGGCCGCGTCGGCGTTGGACTCGTTCGTCGTCGGGCCCCCCGGCGTCAGCACCGAGGCCGAGCTGACCCAACTGCTGTCGAACGCCACGCCGGGCCCGGACGGATGGATCCGCGCCATCGGCTATCACGAATCGGTCGCCGGCGATCTGGACCGCAGCGCCCTGGACGCCATGGTGCCCACGATCCCGGTGCGCATCCAGCACCGCAGTGGCGCGCTGTGGATCCTCAACTCCGAGGCGCTGGGCCGGGTCGGGCTGGCCGATCATCCCGACGGGCGCCTGCGCAGCGCCGACGGCGGCTGGTCGGACGCCGTGCTGCGGCGTGAAAGCGACCTCGCCGAGCTGAGCCGTCGCATCACCGCGTACGGCGTCACCGGCGTCACCGACGCCACCCCCGACCTCGATCCGGCCGGCATGGCTTCGCTGGTCGAGGCGCACCGTGGCGGCGAGTTCCGGCCACGGCTGCGTTTCCTGTCCCCGGGCAAGAAAATCCTGCAGGACGACCGCCTCGACCTCGACGAGCTCACCGGCTGGATCGCCGACCGCCACGCCGGCGGTGGGCCGGTCGCCGTCCACTGCGTCACCGCCGCCCAGTTGGTGGTGACGATCGCGGCCCTGCGCGCCGCCGGAAGCCATCCGCGGGACCGCATCGAGCATGCCGCCGTGGTGCCCGACGACACCCTGGCCGACCTCGCCGATCTCGGCGTCACGGTGGTCACCCAGCCCAACTTCGTCGCCGAGCGCGGCGATCAGTACCTCGCCGACGTCCCCGCCGCCGAGCACGGGCAGTTGTGGCGCGTCGCGTCGCTGCTCGCCGCGGCGGTGCCCGTGGCGCTGGCCACCGACATGCCGTTCGGCCACGGGGACCCGTGGACGGCGATGCGCGCCGCGGTGTACCGCACCACGCCGAGCGGGGCCGTCCTCAACGCCGGCGAGAGCGTCTCGGCGCGCCGGGCTCTGACGATGTTCACGGGCCAACCGGATCGGCCGGCCCGGTCCCGCAGCGTCGAGCCCGGGCAGCCGGGCGACCTCTGCGTGCTCAG
- a CDS encoding CoA transferase: MSSAPNTWLSRWGDSGLACLTGRPDGPPDFSRANVLARADAVGAAAARRLGVDVDAAGLLTGRAALLELSRGGRVSVGGATRLLAARDDWCALTLSRPDDRAAVPALLRADDVPEDPWPALAHWAATRPASEITERATLLDIPAARLGEATPTAPRIRRTGPRAPARGGPGLLVADLSSMWAGPLCGRLLARAGATVVKVESPRRPDGTRNGNRAFFDWVNAGKLSCCVDFDKQADELRELLAVADVVIEGSRPAALARRGLGPEHLAPRPGRIWLRISGYGDPRPAFGDDAAVGGGLVGASPQGPVFCGDAIADPLTGLEAAAALADSLDRGGGELIEVAMAGVAATYAALPTEPSVSHCPALPPRPPRPSGRAAELGADNRTVRRLIAERRCPSC, encoded by the coding sequence GTGAGTTCGGCGCCGAACACGTGGCTCAGCAGGTGGGGTGACAGTGGACTGGCCTGTCTGACGGGCCGGCCCGACGGCCCCCCCGACTTCTCCCGGGCGAACGTGCTCGCGCGGGCCGACGCCGTCGGCGCCGCCGCCGCTCGCCGGCTAGGTGTCGACGTCGATGCGGCCGGACTGCTGACCGGGCGCGCCGCGCTGCTCGAACTTTCCCGCGGGGGCCGGGTGTCGGTCGGCGGCGCCACGCGGCTGTTGGCGGCCCGCGACGACTGGTGTGCGCTCACGCTGTCTCGGCCCGACGACCGCGCGGCCGTCCCGGCGCTGCTGCGGGCCGACGACGTGCCCGAGGACCCGTGGCCGGCGCTCGCGCATTGGGCCGCAACGCGTCCGGCGTCGGAGATCACCGAACGCGCCACCCTGCTGGACATTCCGGCAGCCCGACTTGGTGAGGCCACGCCCACGGCGCCCCGGATCCGCCGAACGGGCCCGCGCGCGCCCGCCCGCGGAGGGCCGGGCCTGCTGGTGGCCGACCTGTCCTCGATGTGGGCCGGACCGTTGTGCGGGCGACTGCTGGCGCGTGCCGGGGCCACCGTCGTCAAGGTCGAAAGCCCGCGCCGCCCGGACGGCACCCGAAACGGCAACCGCGCGTTCTTCGACTGGGTCAACGCTGGAAAGCTTTCGTGCTGTGTCGATTTCGACAAACAGGCCGACGAGTTGCGGGAACTGTTGGCGGTGGCCGACGTCGTGATCGAGGGCTCGCGTCCGGCCGCGCTGGCCCGGCGCGGTCTCGGGCCGGAGCACCTTGCACCGAGACCGGGCCGAATCTGGTTGCGCATCAGCGGATATGGCGACCCCAGGCCGGCGTTCGGCGACGACGCCGCGGTCGGCGGCGGCCTGGTCGGCGCCAGCCCGCAGGGGCCGGTGTTCTGCGGTGACGCCATCGCCGACCCGCTGACCGGGCTGGAGGCCGCCGCGGCGCTGGCCGACTCGCTCGACCGTGGTGGCGGCGAGCTGATCGAGGTGGCGATGGCAGGCGTCGCCGCGACCTATGCCGCGCTGCCGACCGAGCCGTCGGTGTCGCATTGCCCGGCGCTGCCGCCGCGCCCGCCGCGCCCCTCGGGCCGGGCGGCCGAACTCGGCGCGGACAATCGCACCGTGCGCCGCCTGATCGCCGAAAGACGCTGCCCGTCATGCTGA
- a CDS encoding PPE family protein, translated as MIDFGALPPEVNSARMYAGPGAGSLAAAALAWDNLAAELNFAAGHYRSVVAGLTAGRWLGPASLSMASAFGPYVAWTVGLAARAAESAGQARLAVEAYEAAFAMTVPPTAVAANRVRLATLVATNFFGQNSAAIAATEAEYGEMWAQDAAALYEYAAHSAIACELTQLVQPPQVVNPAGAAAQATAVANSAAASPAQQLSLTNLVSSIPSMLSALSSPASTLAGLSGSSPGFEVAAYALPSWSMAAATPVYALSSILGIAQSGQGLAGAFTAVEGAAEGAAAEAAGAAASGAEALGSLGPGLVGSLGTATSLGPLSVPASWTSVIPSAQMIGSVTPLSGAGLHGAGMSPSVLGAAPRAAMAGAARSVGPRYGNIPTIMARPPSGGYV; from the coding sequence ATGATCGACTTTGGTGCCCTGCCACCGGAGGTCAACTCCGCGAGAATGTATGCCGGTCCCGGCGCCGGTTCGCTGGCTGCCGCCGCGCTGGCCTGGGACAACTTGGCCGCCGAATTGAACTTCGCGGCGGGCCACTACAGATCGGTGGTCGCCGGTTTGACCGCGGGACGATGGCTGGGCCCCGCGTCGCTGTCGATGGCATCCGCATTCGGACCGTATGTGGCATGGACGGTCGGCCTCGCCGCCCGCGCGGCGGAATCTGCCGGCCAAGCCAGACTCGCCGTGGAGGCCTATGAGGCCGCGTTCGCGATGACGGTGCCGCCGACCGCGGTCGCCGCCAACCGGGTTCGACTCGCGACGTTAGTTGCCACCAATTTTTTCGGCCAGAACTCGGCGGCAATCGCCGCCACCGAAGCCGAATACGGCGAGATGTGGGCGCAGGATGCCGCGGCCCTCTACGAATACGCCGCACATTCGGCCATTGCTTGCGAATTGACGCAACTGGTCCAGCCGCCGCAGGTGGTCAACCCGGCGGGGGCGGCCGCTCAGGCGACGGCGGTTGCCAACTCCGCGGCGGCATCGCCGGCACAGCAGCTGTCGCTGACCAACCTGGTTTCCTCTATTCCTTCCATGCTGTCGGCACTTTCGTCGCCCGCTTCGACCCTGGCGGGCCTTAGCGGCTCGTCGCCGGGTTTCGAGGTGGCGGCCTACGCATTGCCCTCCTGGTCCATGGCGGCGGCAACCCCGGTCTACGCACTGTCCTCCATCCTCGGAATCGCCCAGAGCGGCCAGGGTTTGGCGGGGGCCTTCACCGCTGTGGAAGGAGCTGCGGAAGGTGCGGCCGCCGAGGCGGCCGGGGCGGCCGCCTCGGGAGCCGAGGCGCTCGGATCGCTCGGCCCCGGACTGGTGGGGAGCCTGGGCACCGCGACCTCGCTAGGCCCCTTGTCGGTGCCGGCGAGCTGGACGAGCGTCATTCCCTCGGCCCAGATGATCGGCTCCGTCACCCCTTTGTCGGGCGCCGGCCTGCACGGAGCCGGCATGTCGCCAAGCGTGCTGGGCGCGGCCCCGCGCGCCGCCATGGCTGGTGCAGCGAGATCGGTCGGGCCCCGGTACGGCAACATCCCCACGATCATGGCACGCCCTCCCTCCGGCGGATACGTGTAG
- a CDS encoding WecB/TagA/CpsF family glycosyltransferase: protein MLIAPTGSRRRFEISSHRQPRESIDMIPDTRSAAVVRMALSGSIVERREFDEVLSVIASRLQSASGVGLAVGSVNLDHLGHFHNVSAAPVGALEWLFLADGMPIAWRGRLLTGKRWPRITGTDLLPSVLLLAERTGQRVGFFGGSVETHRLLSGVLRERFPALAISGMWAPDARSIASSSAEWVAAIRNARTDILIVSLGKPRQEQWIDQHGCASGARVFLPCGAAIGHLAGNVKRAPGWMQDCGLEWLFRLIHEPRRLARRYLLNGPIALLRVTRAQLIRYPGAHRAVTPVGACADPSGTGQVWVQSETTSV, encoded by the coding sequence ATGCTGATCGCCCCCACCGGATCCCGGCGCCGCTTTGAGATATCGTCGCATCGCCAACCGCGGGAAAGCATCGACATGATCCCCGACACGCGATCCGCTGCAGTTGTGCGAATGGCCCTCAGCGGCAGCATCGTTGAGCGTCGCGAATTCGACGAGGTGTTGTCGGTCATCGCGTCCCGGCTGCAATCGGCATCGGGTGTCGGCTTGGCGGTGGGGTCGGTCAACCTCGACCACTTGGGCCATTTCCACAACGTCAGCGCGGCGCCCGTCGGCGCGCTGGAATGGCTGTTTCTGGCCGACGGCATGCCGATCGCCTGGCGAGGCCGGCTGCTCACCGGCAAACGGTGGCCTCGAATCACCGGCACAGACCTGCTCCCCAGCGTGCTGCTGTTGGCCGAGAGGACCGGTCAGCGGGTCGGCTTCTTCGGCGGCAGCGTCGAGACCCACCGCCTGCTCTCCGGTGTTCTGCGTGAACGTTTTCCGGCACTTGCTATCTCAGGAATGTGGGCGCCGGACGCACGCAGCATCGCGTCGTCCTCCGCCGAGTGGGTTGCGGCGATCCGCAATGCGCGCACCGACATTCTGATCGTCAGCCTCGGCAAGCCGCGGCAGGAGCAGTGGATCGACCAGCACGGCTGCGCGTCGGGCGCGCGGGTCTTCCTGCCGTGCGGCGCCGCGATCGGCCACTTGGCGGGCAACGTCAAGCGGGCTCCCGGCTGGATGCAGGACTGCGGACTCGAATGGCTCTTCCGGTTGATCCACGAGCCCCGCCGGCTGGCGCGCCGCTATCTGCTGAACGGTCCCATCGCTTTACTGCGCGTGACACGGGCACAGCTCATCCGCTACCCGGGCGCGCATCGCGCGGTCACGCCGGTCGGCGCCTGCGCCGACCCGTCCGGCACCGGCCAAGTTTGGGTGCAGTCCGAAACGACGAGTGTGTAG
- a CDS encoding sugar transferase → MTSVIQRPTNGSPVTACPTPPQGRNTRQRWQIRYSHRIRATDSLIVCGSVMLAQYLRFGTYPELSGYPGPLMTLFSLVFIGLWLSCLTIFRTRSTHVIGAGIDEYRRICSASFWTFGIIAMVTLLARIELARGYLAVALPVGTIGLLTSRSMWRRYICARRGHGEYQTAVLAIGHRREVSRMVHEMQRNPVDGYVVVGVCIPGYGPPRGESLTAGYREVPILGDESHALDAITCCGADAVVVTQTEKLGFHAIRNLMWQLETTDVDLTVSPGVVDVAGARLTLRPIAGFPLLHVEKPRYEGTQRFQKRAFDFFFALAALCVSSPLLVACAIAIKLTSRGPVFYRSERIGLNGQPFTMLKLRTMTTGADTQVDRLLHLNEGAGGILFKMRDDPRITPVGRVLRRFSLDELPQFINVLKQEMSVVGPRPPLRREVENYDRHVNRRLLVKPGVTGIWQVSGRSELSWDESVRLDLSYIDNWSMAGDLMIITKTVKAVLAGHGAY, encoded by the coding sequence ATGACCTCAGTAATCCAGCGGCCGACGAACGGTTCACCGGTCACCGCTTGTCCGACACCGCCGCAGGGTCGAAATACCCGGCAGCGCTGGCAGATCCGGTATTCGCACCGGATACGTGCCACCGATTCGCTGATCGTCTGCGGGTCGGTGATGCTCGCCCAATACCTGCGGTTCGGCACCTACCCGGAACTTTCGGGTTACCCGGGCCCGCTGATGACGCTGTTCTCATTGGTTTTCATCGGTCTCTGGCTGTCGTGTCTGACGATATTCAGGACAAGGTCGACGCACGTCATCGGAGCTGGGATCGACGAGTATCGACGCATCTGCAGCGCGTCGTTCTGGACGTTCGGAATCATCGCGATGGTGACGCTCCTCGCCAGGATCGAGCTGGCCCGGGGCTATCTGGCCGTTGCCCTTCCCGTCGGCACCATCGGACTATTGACCAGTCGCAGCATGTGGCGCAGATACATCTGCGCCAGGCGTGGGCACGGCGAGTACCAGACGGCGGTATTGGCGATCGGACACCGGCGCGAGGTTTCACGCATGGTGCACGAAATGCAGCGCAATCCAGTCGACGGTTACGTCGTCGTCGGGGTGTGCATACCGGGATACGGTCCCCCCCGCGGCGAATCCCTGACGGCCGGATACCGCGAAGTACCCATCCTCGGCGACGAATCCCACGCGCTGGACGCGATCACCTGCTGCGGTGCGGACGCCGTGGTGGTGACCCAGACGGAGAAGTTAGGTTTCCACGCGATCAGAAACCTGATGTGGCAGTTGGAAACGACGGATGTGGACCTCACGGTGTCGCCGGGGGTCGTCGACGTCGCCGGGGCACGGTTGACCCTGCGGCCCATCGCCGGATTCCCGCTTCTGCATGTCGAGAAGCCGCGATACGAAGGGACCCAGCGATTTCAAAAGCGCGCGTTCGACTTCTTCTTCGCGCTGGCAGCGCTCTGTGTATCGTCGCCGCTTCTGGTCGCGTGTGCGATCGCCATCAAGCTGACGAGCAGAGGACCTGTCTTCTACCGTTCCGAACGCATTGGTCTCAACGGTCAGCCCTTCACGATGCTGAAGCTGCGCACGATGACGACAGGCGCCGATACCCAAGTCGACCGTCTGCTGCACCTCAATGAGGGAGCCGGCGGGATCTTGTTCAAGATGCGTGACGACCCGCGCATCACACCCGTCGGCAGAGTGCTGCGCCGCTTCAGCCTCGACGAACTTCCCCAGTTCATCAACGTGCTGAAACAGGAGATGAGTGTGGTCGGGCCACGGCCGCCATTGCGGCGCGAAGTCGAGAACTACGACCGTCATGTCAATCGGCGGCTGCTGGTGAAGCCGGGCGTCACCGGAATCTGGCAGGTAAGCGGCCGTTCAGAACTTTCCTGGGACGAGTCGGTCCGGCTGGATCTGTCCTATATCGACAACTGGTCGATGGCGGGCGACCTCATGATCATCACCAAAACGGTGAAAGCGGTATTGGCAGGCCACGGGGCATACTAG
- a CDS encoding oligosaccharide flippase family protein: protein MTEPTAPGTDAPAIPVARLAHAFSVQLVCRVLGMLASAVSVAMTARFLGPGRYGQLTVAVAFVGMWISLVDLGIGRVIVRRVAAGGADLERLVRVYNGLSLVYCVPLAALAAGSGLLLYHDHDVRVMLVVLSAQLLMLTMTTRLEPVFLVTVRFSAVAVSDLVSRLATLAAVTFLVFEREDVIWFAVVQLIPTALQVLIQSHAAGRHVSLRPVFAPREAADLLRDSFFLMGVTVVTVLYWRVDGVILSLVNTHTEVGVYGLAFSIAINTLIVAVFFLKSTLSTATELFSRDVVAFAGFIRRSVELMYFAAVPIAVVGALVAEPLTALFGSQAFVERGAPTLTLLLTAVALRFVTTTLGEGLFASHHQRFWFGLSAATLAINVVLNLALDGRLGAVGAGVALVCTEAFNMTVASWWLRRQCGYRTPVLFLLRVLIPTGASVVVTELLSGQHVVLVLAAAAIVYLATSAAVGPLTWSTMSSLRRMQATP from the coding sequence ATGACTGAGCCGACCGCACCCGGAACCGACGCGCCGGCGATACCCGTCGCGCGGCTGGCCCATGCGTTCTCGGTCCAGCTGGTCTGCCGGGTACTCGGGATGCTGGCCTCGGCAGTGTCGGTGGCGATGACCGCGCGGTTCCTGGGTCCCGGACGCTACGGCCAGCTGACCGTGGCGGTCGCGTTCGTCGGCATGTGGATCAGCCTGGTCGACCTCGGTATCGGTCGCGTGATTGTGCGCCGCGTCGCCGCCGGGGGCGCCGACCTCGAACGACTCGTGCGGGTCTACAACGGATTGTCCCTGGTGTACTGCGTGCCGTTGGCGGCATTGGCAGCGGGCTCCGGGTTGCTTCTCTATCACGATCACGACGTGCGCGTGATGCTTGTGGTGTTGTCGGCACAGCTGCTCATGTTGACGATGACGACACGGCTGGAGCCGGTTTTTCTGGTCACCGTGCGGTTTTCCGCGGTGGCCGTCTCCGACCTCGTCAGCCGACTGGCCACGCTGGCCGCGGTGACTTTTCTGGTGTTCGAACGCGAGGACGTCATCTGGTTCGCGGTCGTACAGCTGATTCCGACAGCGTTGCAAGTTCTGATCCAGAGCCATGCGGCCGGACGGCACGTGTCGTTGCGACCGGTCTTCGCGCCGCGGGAGGCTGCTGATCTGTTGCGGGACAGCTTTTTTCTGATGGGAGTGACGGTAGTCACCGTCCTGTACTGGCGCGTCGACGGGGTGATCTTGTCTTTGGTGAACACGCATACGGAGGTCGGCGTCTACGGGCTGGCCTTCTCGATCGCGATCAACACCCTGATCGTGGCGGTGTTCTTCCTCAAATCCACACTTTCGACTGCCACGGAGCTGTTTTCGCGTGATGTCGTGGCATTTGCCGGGTTCATCCGCCGCAGTGTCGAGTTGATGTATTTTGCGGCGGTCCCGATCGCCGTAGTCGGCGCGTTGGTCGCCGAACCTCTGACCGCATTGTTCGGCAGTCAGGCGTTCGTGGAGCGCGGCGCGCCGACGCTGACGTTGCTGTTGACCGCAGTGGCGCTGCGCTTCGTCACCACCACCCTCGGCGAGGGCCTGTTCGCCAGCCACCACCAGCGGTTCTGGTTCGGTTTGTCCGCCGCCACCTTGGCGATCAACGTCGTGCTCAACCTGGCTCTCGACGGCAGATTGGGCGCCGTGGGGGCGGGTGTCGCATTGGTGTGCACGGAAGCGTTCAACATGACCGTCGCCAGCTGGTGGCTGCGCCGCCAGTGCGGTTACCGTACGCCGGTGCTGTTCTTACTGCGGGTGCTGATACCGACGGGAGCGAGTGTCGTTGTGACGGAGCTCCTTTCGGGTCAGCACGTGGTACTGGTTCTGGCCGCCGCGGCCATCGTCTACCTCGCCACCAGTGCGGCCGTCGGCCCGCTCACCTGGTCGACGATGTCCTCCCTGCGCCGGATGCAGGCGACGCCATGA
- a CDS encoding glycosyltransferase — translation MKRQMDRAYLRQPAGAGVAPHSERPLAVLIVSHAPHELLEMCLSSVAEQVPELPVYVHCSGADADPRREQLATLFPTVHWVPQQENLGSSAAFNALVAQTPGGTDLLLLNPHYRLQSPLDRTRELLRRPGVAAVSPMVRDDAAPGREPWDCASRRRTLIRSLVAAAGYAEPLRGTPLSHLHARQPPESESIAGHLSGNCLAISRAAWDAIGGFDEEFLCHGEEADWQARARGAGWHILLADELGAVRAQPAPGAAGRGTDSTVGRPAAGDRRDRDVERTNIALLLEHQAGVHAADLFLVGTTLLERVQRPKTAVRCRDRRRTDLPAIVITTNRLVYGGAERQKALLATELDRRGYPVTIVCMQRFGPLIKEIPQGVRVVRQPWWAPLVDLPTGPAVLISGDTNTETGFATLWRAASRDRRWLVAPHVPPEEDRPIYSRPLTGAMCRADGFVLLAQRHWDMLTATHRLSGRCFTAPNGVAWTGSPPPRVRAAGEPPHLVMLSRIVEHKNPHLLIDALGGLTDARWRLSIFGDGPDRERLQALTPAGLRDRVRWCGWSTGPGPALADADLLCVPSRSEAFPLVILEAMARAVPVAASAVCAVPEMLDFGAAGFVVEPVSVSGWREHLARILADPAILPSVGLRGLERMRKHYTVDAMTDAYLDAVNAVL, via the coding sequence ATGAAGCGCCAGATGGACCGCGCCTATCTGCGCCAACCGGCCGGCGCCGGCGTCGCGCCGCATTCCGAGCGCCCGCTCGCCGTGCTGATCGTGTCCCACGCGCCCCACGAATTGCTCGAGATGTGCCTGAGCAGCGTCGCCGAGCAGGTACCCGAACTACCGGTCTACGTCCACTGCAGCGGCGCCGACGCAGATCCCCGTCGCGAGCAACTCGCCACCCTGTTCCCCACGGTCCACTGGGTGCCGCAACAGGAAAACCTTGGCTCCTCCGCAGCGTTCAACGCGTTGGTGGCACAGACGCCGGGCGGCACAGACCTGTTGTTGCTCAATCCCCACTACCGCCTACAGAGCCCGTTGGACCGCACCCGTGAGTTGCTGCGCCGGCCCGGCGTGGCCGCCGTTTCGCCGATGGTTCGTGACGACGCCGCACCCGGTCGAGAGCCGTGGGACTGTGCGTCACGTCGCCGGACACTGATTCGCTCGCTGGTCGCGGCCGCCGGCTACGCCGAACCGCTCCGCGGCACCCCCTTGTCACACCTTCATGCCCGGCAGCCTCCCGAATCGGAAAGCATAGCAGGCCATCTGAGCGGCAACTGCCTGGCGATCAGTCGGGCGGCGTGGGACGCGATCGGCGGTTTCGACGAGGAATTCCTCTGCCACGGTGAGGAAGCCGATTGGCAGGCCCGTGCCCGCGGGGCCGGCTGGCACATTCTGCTGGCCGACGAACTCGGCGCAGTCCGCGCCCAGCCGGCGCCCGGCGCGGCCGGGCGCGGAACCGATTCCACGGTCGGTCGCCCAGCGGCTGGTGATCGCCGCGACCGGGATGTGGAACGCACCAACATCGCCCTGCTACTCGAACACCAGGCCGGCGTTCACGCCGCGGACCTGTTTCTGGTCGGCACGACGCTGCTGGAACGAGTGCAGCGCCCGAAAACAGCTGTGCGGTGCCGTGATCGCCGCCGCACAGATCTGCCGGCGATCGTGATCACCACCAACCGCCTCGTCTACGGGGGCGCCGAGCGGCAAAAAGCCCTGCTGGCCACGGAGTTGGACCGCCGCGGCTACCCGGTCACCATCGTGTGCATGCAACGCTTCGGCCCTTTGATCAAGGAAATTCCCCAGGGCGTGCGCGTGGTGCGCCAGCCCTGGTGGGCGCCGCTCGTCGACCTGCCCACGGGTCCGGCGGTGCTCATCAGTGGCGACACCAACACCGAGACGGGCTTCGCCACGTTGTGGCGCGCGGCATCCCGCGATCGGCGCTGGTTGGTCGCTCCGCATGTCCCTCCCGAGGAGGACCGGCCGATCTACTCCAGGCCGCTCACCGGGGCGATGTGCCGCGCGGACGGTTTCGTTCTACTGGCACAACGTCATTGGGACATGCTTACGGCTACTCATCGGCTCAGCGGACGGTGCTTCACCGCACCCAACGGCGTCGCCTGGACCGGCTCGCCGCCCCCCCGCGTCCGGGCGGCCGGCGAGCCGCCACACCTGGTGATGCTCTCGCGGATCGTCGAGCACAAAAACCCGCATCTGTTGATCGACGCGCTGGGCGGCCTCACCGATGCGCGGTGGAGGCTTTCGATCTTCGGTGACGGTCCCGATCGGGAGCGCTTGCAGGCCCTCACCCCCGCCGGGCTGCGAGATCGGGTGCGGTGGTGCGGATGGTCAACCGGCCCGGGACCCGCACTGGCCGACGCCGATCTGCTCTGCGTCCCGAGCCGATCCGAGGCGTTCCCGCTGGTGATTCTCGAGGCCATGGCTCGGGCCGTTCCGGTTGCCGCGTCGGCGGTCTGCGCCGTTCCGGAGATGCTGGATTTCGGAGCAGCCGGCTTTGTCGTGGAGCCCGTGTCGGTGTCGGGATGGCGGGAACACCTGGCCCGGATCCTGGCAGACCCCGCCATTCTGCCGTCCGTTGGCCTCCGCGGCTTGGAACGCATGCGCAAGCACTACACGGTGGACGCGATGACCGATGCCTATCTCGACGCCGTCAACGCCGTACTGTGA
- a CDS encoding glycosyltransferase: MLWLSPWMRSLARVQAEALRRRGTDVLLVTTDQHPESDAARDYELVLDPGLRTAASWPAIVSARRRVREFRPDVVITELVRDPRWIALAGRTPRIQLVHDAGPHDAIEQRRAYEPVIFDRWGARSAATLSYSEYVATAVATRRDVAGTHVYVSPLTSDLDPTLVPPLVGPQGRHGFAMVGRLYPYKNVDVVLAAWQRHVDGGGWRGDDLTLIGDGPGYEGALPEHTYRLSGWYRYRDVVALLAAAKGSVIHYRRASQSGVQVLSMQLGVMPIVSPAGGLPEYQPPGCPPVGVDDVAGLAATFDALADPFTAATQGAAAARHYARRFAVDRVVDRLLDVIAEVLAGAV; this comes from the coding sequence GTGCTGTGGCTTTCGCCGTGGATGCGGTCGCTGGCGCGCGTGCAGGCCGAAGCTCTGCGGCGCCGGGGAACCGACGTACTGTTGGTGACCACCGACCAGCATCCGGAGTCCGACGCCGCGCGCGACTACGAACTGGTGCTCGACCCGGGTTTGCGAACCGCCGCGTCGTGGCCCGCTATCGTCTCGGCCCGGCGGCGCGTTCGCGAATTTCGACCCGACGTGGTGATCACCGAACTGGTGCGCGATCCCCGCTGGATCGCGCTGGCCGGCCGGACACCGCGGATTCAGCTGGTGCACGACGCCGGCCCGCACGACGCCATAGAACAGCGGCGGGCCTACGAACCGGTGATATTCGACCGATGGGGCGCCCGCTCGGCCGCCACCCTCAGCTACAGCGAGTACGTCGCAACCGCCGTCGCCACTCGCCGCGACGTAGCCGGCACGCATGTGTATGTGTCGCCGCTCACCAGCGACCTCGACCCCACGCTGGTCCCGCCGCTGGTGGGGCCGCAAGGACGGCACGGTTTCGCCATGGTCGGCCGGCTCTACCCGTACAAGAACGTCGATGTCGTGCTGGCCGCCTGGCAACGACACGTCGACGGCGGCGGCTGGCGCGGCGACGACCTCACGCTCATCGGCGACGGACCTGGGTACGAGGGCGCCCTACCCGAACACACGTACCGGCTCTCCGGCTGGTACCGCTACCGCGACGTCGTGGCGTTACTGGCCGCCGCTAAAGGGTCGGTCATCCACTACCGGCGTGCCTCACAAAGCGGCGTTCAGGTGCTCTCGATGCAGCTGGGCGTGATGCCGATCGTCTCCCCCGCCGGCGGCCTGCCCGAATACCAGCCTCCTGGCTGCCCGCCTGTCGGTGTGGACGACGTGGCCGGGCTCGCCGCCACCTTCGATGCCCTGGCAGACCCGTTCACCGCGGCGACCCAGGGCGCCGCGGCGGCGCGCCACTACGCGCGCCGATTCGCCGTCGACCGCGTCGTGGATCGCTTGCTGGACGTCATCGCCGAGGTGCTGGCCGGTGCGGTGTGA